One Thermococcus eurythermalis DNA segment encodes these proteins:
- the speB gene encoding agmatinase codes for MEFLYTHETLKLEFPLVRPEEAKYVILGVPFDGTTSYKPGTRFGPTLIRQATLNLESYILDYDIDIAELPIADIGDIAIVAGDPRKTADRVRETIEELRRVNPDAIPILLGGEHSQTLGAVEALKPASYVVFDAHLDLRDSYEDNPYNHACVARRIAELGIREALFGIRSGTKEEVEFAKENGISWVHARDYDFDSFIELVKPLPEPVYLSIDIDAFDLSLVPSTGTPEAGGLRFWDVIEAVEWLVENKKVVGVDIMEVGGTELGNVTALTAAKLLFYIIGALAR; via the coding sequence ATGGAGTTCCTGTATACGCATGAGACCTTGAAGCTTGAGTTCCCGCTCGTCAGGCCGGAGGAAGCGAAATACGTTATCCTGGGCGTCCCCTTTGATGGGACAACCAGCTACAAGCCGGGCACGAGGTTCGGACCGACCCTGATAAGGCAGGCCACCCTGAACCTTGAGAGCTACATCCTCGACTACGACATCGACATAGCGGAACTGCCCATAGCGGACATAGGGGATATAGCAATCGTCGCCGGCGACCCAAGGAAAACGGCCGACAGGGTTCGGGAGACGATTGAAGAGCTCAGGCGCGTTAACCCCGATGCGATACCGATACTCCTCGGCGGCGAGCACTCCCAGACACTTGGGGCCGTCGAGGCCCTCAAACCGGCGAGCTACGTGGTCTTCGACGCCCACCTCGACCTGAGGGACAGCTACGAGGACAACCCCTACAACCACGCCTGCGTCGCGAGGAGGATAGCGGAACTCGGAATCAGAGAGGCCCTGTTCGGGATAAGGAGCGGCACGAAGGAGGAAGTTGAGTTCGCGAAGGAAAACGGCATTTCCTGGGTTCACGCGAGGGACTACGACTTCGACTCCTTCATAGAGCTCGTGAAGCCTCTCCCCGAGCCCGTCTACCTGTCCATTGACATTGACGCCTTCGACCTGTCGCTGGTTCCCTCTACCGGGACGCCCGAAGCGGGGGGCCTGCGCTTCTGGGACGTCATCGAGGCTGTGGAGTGGCTCGTGGAGAACAAGAAGGTGGTGGGCGTTGACATAATGGAGGTCGGCGGGACGGAGCTGGGGAACGTAACCGCCCTCACTGCGGCAAAGCTGTTGTTCTACATAATCGGAGCCCTCGCCCGTTAA
- a CDS encoding universal stress protein: MKILVLVDGSKWSQKAALHAFAIARTKKAKVVLFSVLDRREVRAIAFHTSFRSGNLEEIQNFEETLWKENKKGIKDVLTTLLELGQSEGINCSFKIVEGPAKDRILEEANSGNYSLVVMGAYGKSGKTRIGSLLEDVVGHIKPPVMIVR, from the coding sequence ATGAAGATACTCGTCCTCGTTGACGGCTCGAAGTGGAGCCAGAAGGCGGCCCTGCACGCATTCGCAATAGCCCGGACAAAGAAGGCAAAGGTCGTCCTGTTCTCCGTCCTTGACAGGAGAGAAGTCCGTGCCATCGCCTTCCACACCAGCTTCAGGAGCGGAAACCTTGAGGAAATTCAGAACTTCGAAGAGACTCTCTGGAAGGAGAACAAGAAGGGCATAAAGGACGTTCTCACAACGCTCCTCGAACTCGGTCAGAGTGAGGGAATAAACTGCTCCTTCAAAATCGTAGAGGGGCCGGCAAAGGATAGAATCCTCGAAGAGGCGAATTCAGGCAACTACTCCCTCGTGGTCATGGGGGCCTACGGAAAGAGCGGAAAGACGAGGATAGGCTCCCTCCTTGAGGACGTCGTCGGCCACATCAAGCCACCGGTCATGATTGTGAGATAG
- a CDS encoding TIGR00375 family protein produces the protein MQVDADLHIHSRYSKAVSKSMTIPNLAENARFKGLGIVGTGDILNPKWEEELLKYTKKVDDGTYERSGVRFILTAEVEDSRRVHHLLIFPSVDAVREMREILRKHSSDIETEGRPHLGLSAAEIAEIANDLGVLIGPAHAFTPWTSLYKEYDSLKDAYDGAEIQFLELGLSADSEMADRIKAHHRLTYLSNSDAHSPMPHRLGREFNRFEVKEPTFEEIRKAILKRGGRKIVLNAGLNPRLGKYHRTACSRCYTQYSLGEAKAFKWKCPRCGGRIKKGVRDRILELADTGERPKDRPPYLHLAPLAEIISMVIDKGVETKAVRLIWERFLREFGSEIKVLVDVPVQELAKIHEDVARAIWAHRNGKLIVIPGGGGKYGEIRLPEEIRSARIDELESVEVSLPPEEKPKQRSITEFVRGAR, from the coding sequence ATGCAGGTCGATGCCGACCTTCACATACACTCGCGCTACTCAAAAGCTGTTTCAAAGTCCATGACGATACCGAATCTGGCTGAAAATGCACGCTTCAAGGGGCTCGGAATAGTTGGGACGGGCGACATACTCAACCCGAAGTGGGAAGAGGAGCTTTTGAAATATACCAAAAAAGTTGATGACGGGACTTACGAAAGAAGCGGCGTCCGCTTCATTCTCACCGCCGAAGTTGAAGACAGCAGGCGCGTCCACCACCTCTTAATCTTCCCGAGCGTTGATGCCGTCCGCGAGATGAGGGAGATACTGAGGAAGCATTCGTCTGACATCGAGACGGAAGGGAGGCCCCATCTGGGTCTATCTGCTGCCGAGATAGCAGAGATAGCCAACGACCTTGGTGTCCTTATTGGCCCCGCGCACGCTTTTACGCCGTGGACTTCCCTATACAAAGAGTACGACAGCCTGAAAGATGCCTACGACGGGGCGGAAATCCAGTTCCTTGAGCTCGGCCTTTCTGCCGACAGCGAGATGGCGGACAGGATAAAGGCCCACCATCGGCTCACATACCTCAGCAACAGCGACGCCCACTCCCCAATGCCCCACCGCCTCGGGAGGGAGTTCAACCGTTTTGAGGTCAAAGAGCCCACCTTTGAGGAAATCAGAAAGGCGATTCTAAAGCGGGGCGGAAGGAAAATAGTTCTCAACGCCGGCCTTAATCCCAGGCTCGGAAAATACCACCGGACGGCCTGCTCCCGCTGTTACACGCAGTACTCCCTCGGCGAGGCTAAAGCCTTCAAATGGAAGTGCCCCAGGTGCGGCGGCAGGATAAAGAAAGGCGTCCGCGACAGGATCCTTGAGCTGGCCGACACCGGGGAGAGGCCGAAGGACAGGCCGCCGTACCTGCACCTCGCCCCCCTCGCGGAGATAATCTCGATGGTAATTGACAAGGGAGTCGAGACAAAGGCCGTCAGGCTAATCTGGGAGCGGTTCCTGAGGGAGTTCGGGAGCGAGATTAAGGTTCTTGTGGACGTCCCGGTGCAGGAGCTGGCTAAAATTCATGAAGACGTTGCCAGGGCCATCTGGGCCCACCGCAACGGCAAGCTAATCGTAATCCCCGGCGGTGGCGGAAAGTACGGGGAGATAAGGCTTCCAGAGGAGATAAGAAGCGCGAGAATTGACGAGCTTGAGAGCGTTGAGGTGTCCCTGCCCCCGGAAGAAAAGCCAAAGCAGAGGAGCATAACGGAGTTCGTGAGGGGTGCCCGATGA
- a CDS encoding CBS domain-containing protein: MELENALEVFHSMKIESIMPKPETLPVVEKDAEIINVLKLLRTRHHVWVVESRETMKLVGVIRLLDVIDVLLPPDAYKFKLGMTRGTLKSLLGGATKAEDVAERNPLTIECDATVLDALMKMKKYRVQVLAVVDGDRLVGEVSLRILIDELLRLLKVGGVTWRQ, encoded by the coding sequence ATGGAGCTTGAGAACGCGCTTGAAGTGTTCCACTCTATGAAGATTGAGTCAATCATGCCGAAGCCTGAGACGCTGCCCGTAGTTGAGAAGGACGCTGAAATCATAAACGTGCTGAAGCTTCTCAGGACAAGACACCACGTGTGGGTTGTGGAGAGCAGGGAAACCATGAAGCTTGTAGGTGTAATCAGGCTCCTCGACGTTATAGATGTCCTCCTCCCGCCGGACGCGTACAAGTTCAAGCTCGGCATGACGAGAGGGACGCTGAAATCGCTCCTTGGTGGTGCAACGAAGGCCGAGGACGTTGCGGAAAGAAACCCCCTCACCATCGAATGCGATGCAACGGTTCTTGATGCGCTCATGAAGATGAAGAAATACCGCGTGCAGGTGCTTGCGGTCGTTGATGGGGACAGGCTCGTGGGCGAGGTCAGCCTGAGGATACTCATAGACGAGCTGTTGAGACTGCTGAAGGTGGGTGGTGTAACATGGAGACAGTGA
- a CDS encoding thiamine-phosphate kinase, whose amino-acid sequence MRESEIIDLFLRHLKRQGDLPLGDDAGALRFGDKWLVATNDMLVRKTDVPDVMTPEQAGFKAVTMNVSDVAAMGAEPVGFLFSLGVPPGLDADYMEGIARGIGEALNFYGIPVLSADTNEADDLIIDGIALGVTERLLTRSGARPGDLVCVTGDLGRALAGLLVWKHDIEVSEKTKKALYDKFLEPRARVSEGVSLSKVASSAIDISDGLAKELHLIAKMSGVGIEIRPESIPIRDEVAEVAEILGLSPLEIALASGEEFELVFTVSPELVDAMDFKFSVMGQVMEGNGVYLASDEERRPLPRLGWEHLGDQKIYNR is encoded by the coding sequence ATGAGGGAGTCCGAGATAATAGACCTCTTCCTCAGGCATCTCAAAAGACAGGGCGACCTGCCCCTTGGTGATGACGCCGGGGCGCTCAGGTTTGGGGATAAGTGGCTCGTCGCCACCAACGACATGCTGGTGAGGAAGACCGATGTCCCCGACGTAATGACGCCTGAGCAGGCCGGTTTTAAGGCGGTCACGATGAACGTCAGCGACGTGGCGGCAATGGGGGCAGAACCGGTGGGATTTCTCTTCTCTCTCGGTGTCCCCCCCGGGCTTGATGCCGATTACATGGAGGGGATAGCGAGGGGCATAGGCGAGGCCCTCAACTTCTACGGCATTCCCGTCCTGAGCGCCGACACGAACGAGGCGGACGACCTGATAATTGACGGGATAGCCCTTGGAGTCACAGAGCGCCTTCTTACCCGCTCGGGGGCGAGGCCGGGTGACCTGGTGTGCGTCACCGGCGATTTGGGAAGGGCACTCGCGGGCCTTCTTGTGTGGAAGCACGACATTGAAGTTTCCGAAAAAACGAAGAAAGCCCTCTACGATAAGTTCCTGGAGCCGAGGGCGAGGGTGAGTGAGGGAGTTTCTCTCTCCAAAGTCGCCAGCTCCGCAATAGATATCAGCGACGGCCTTGCGAAGGAGCTCCACCTTATCGCGAAAATGAGCGGGGTGGGAATAGAAATCAGGCCAGAGAGCATTCCTATCCGTGATGAGGTCGCGGAAGTCGCTGAAATCCTCGGCTTGAGCCCCCTGGAAATCGCCCTCGCCAGTGGTGAGGAGTTCGAGCTCGTGTTCACGGTTTCGCCAGAACTTGTTGATGCCATGGATTTCAAGTTCTCTGTCATGGGGCAGGTCATGGAGGGTAACGGCGTTTATCTAGCTTCAGACGAGGAGAGAAGACCCCTTCCTCGGCTCGGCTGGGAGCACCTGGGTGACCAGAAGATTTATAACAGATAG
- a CDS encoding polysaccharide deacetylase family protein, giving the protein MAKVVMLTFDVEEDCPPFAETRRGMEEGLPKVMDVLEEFKIRGTFLFTGRIAEEFPELAERAGKKHELGCHGLEHERFDRLSHEEARRRLAEAREILSRFGDVTSFRAPNFQFPDKYYRILADLGFKVDSSKARHKGWRGGVAEIDGVLEVPATTTSIVTRLPWRLQERFHRGFESPIVYIFHPWEFVRMPRRLRPDCWFGTGEGALEKLRALIEFHLEGGARFMTLREFYGKYQKLKRG; this is encoded by the coding sequence ATGGCTAAGGTGGTGATGCTCACCTTTGATGTTGAGGAGGACTGCCCGCCATTTGCAGAGACAAGGAGGGGCATGGAAGAGGGGCTGCCAAAGGTCATGGACGTCCTTGAGGAGTTCAAAATCAGGGGAACGTTCCTCTTCACTGGCAGGATTGCCGAGGAGTTCCCGGAGCTGGCGGAGCGCGCAGGGAAAAAACATGAGCTCGGCTGTCACGGCCTTGAGCACGAGCGCTTTGACAGGCTGTCCCACGAAGAGGCGAGGCGCAGGCTGGCCGAGGCAAGGGAGATACTCTCCCGCTTCGGCGACGTCACCTCTTTCCGCGCCCCAAACTTCCAGTTCCCTGATAAGTACTACAGGATTCTCGCCGACCTAGGCTTCAAGGTCGATTCCAGCAAGGCCAGGCACAAGGGCTGGCGTGGGGGCGTCGCTGAAATAGACGGCGTCCTTGAAGTCCCCGCGACCACAACATCTATCGTAACGAGGCTCCCATGGAGGCTCCAAGAAAGGTTCCACCGCGGTTTCGAAAGCCCCATCGTTTACATATTCCACCCATGGGAGTTTGTGAGAATGCCAAGACGCTTAAGGCCAGACTGCTGGTTTGGCACGGGCGAGGGGGCACTTGAGAAGTTGAGGGCTCTCATCGAGTTCCACCTCGAGGGCGGCGCGAGGTTCATGACACTCCGCGAGTTCTATGGGAAATACCAAAAGCTTAAACGGGGATAG
- a CDS encoding cation:proton antiporter — protein sequence METVTWLLFTLGISLILAKIGDSLIERFELPGVLGELIMGILLGNLVYFGIVAPQYLPIVSGEGFTTDATQVPEFLAKLGIIFLLFLGALDTDVEQLKKTGLTATVSTLLGVFVPLIMGWFVLMEMGYPSKEAFAGGVLLTATSIGLTVRVMMDLGVLKSEVGVASLSASVMDDFLGIALIIFAVGTGSLIDLSIKIVLFFIITGVIWWYLVDHYVRFAERLHVEKGVLGMVIGMMFLFAALAEGWFAAAIEGAFMMGLVLSKLPEGRRLMDDLRAIGYGLLVPFFFVHTGAMLNLTVFENADALVLAAVLTTVAVVGKVLGRGFGAWITAWGRGREFLFTKENLWMSLQMGIGSIPRTEVALVNLMVAIHGGAIPPEDAPKFIAATLIFITVSVLITPPLLKWAFKHEIEKARSSKASRKVERIMETKEKIKELKGSQ from the coding sequence ATGGAGACAGTGACGTGGCTGTTGTTTACCCTTGGAATCTCCCTGATACTAGCCAAGATTGGAGACAGCCTCATAGAGCGCTTTGAGCTTCCAGGAGTCCTTGGAGAGCTCATAATGGGAATACTCCTGGGCAACCTTGTCTACTTCGGGATTGTGGCGCCGCAGTACCTTCCAATAGTGAGCGGGGAGGGCTTTACAACGGACGCGACCCAGGTTCCTGAGTTCCTTGCCAAGCTGGGCATAATATTCCTCCTGTTTCTGGGCGCTTTGGACACCGACGTTGAACAGCTCAAGAAAACGGGACTGACGGCAACGGTCTCAACGCTTCTCGGCGTTTTTGTCCCCCTGATAATGGGCTGGTTCGTCCTGATGGAGATGGGCTACCCGAGCAAGGAGGCCTTTGCGGGGGGTGTTCTTCTCACCGCCACGAGCATAGGCCTAACCGTCAGGGTCATGATGGACCTCGGCGTCCTCAAGAGCGAGGTTGGGGTCGCCTCCCTGAGCGCGAGCGTTATGGACGACTTCCTCGGAATAGCTCTAATCATATTCGCCGTCGGCACTGGGAGTCTGATAGACCTGTCCATCAAGATAGTTCTGTTCTTCATAATAACCGGCGTTATATGGTGGTACCTCGTTGACCACTACGTCAGGTTCGCCGAGAGGCTCCACGTCGAAAAGGGAGTCCTTGGAATGGTCATCGGCATGATGTTCCTATTCGCTGCCCTCGCCGAAGGGTGGTTTGCCGCCGCGATTGAAGGTGCCTTTATGATGGGTCTCGTGCTCTCGAAGCTCCCAGAGGGCAGGCGTCTCATGGACGACCTCCGTGCAATCGGCTACGGCCTGCTGGTACCGTTCTTCTTCGTCCACACCGGGGCGATGCTGAACCTCACCGTCTTCGAGAACGCTGACGCGCTGGTTCTTGCGGCGGTTCTCACAACGGTTGCCGTCGTTGGAAAAGTCCTTGGAAGGGGATTCGGTGCTTGGATAACGGCGTGGGGCCGCGGAAGGGAGTTCCTGTTCACCAAGGAGAACCTCTGGATGTCCCTCCAGATGGGCATAGGCTCAATTCCGAGGACTGAAGTTGCCCTCGTCAACCTGATGGTCGCCATACACGGCGGAGCGATTCCTCCCGAAGACGCTCCCAAGTTCATCGCCGCGACGCTGATATTCATAACGGTATCAGTGCTCATAACCCCGCCGCTCCTCAAGTGGGCGTTCAAGCACGAGATAGAGAAGGCGAGGTCTTCGAAGGCCTCAAGAAAGGTCGAGCGCATAATGGAGACCAAAGAGAAGATAAAGGAGCTCAAGGGCTCCCAGTGA
- a CDS encoding chloride channel protein has product MTPKDVQYLRKWGIVIAFSILAGLVGGLGAIALRVLVNAVHSVFFGWFLPRASYEAGGLNLGYLLLPMLGAFIVAFFVIRCPEIKGNGIPEVIEAVIFKGGNIPGKFAVMKTMATAITIGSGGSVGREGPIGFIGAALTSILARWFKMSKEMKKLLVTCGLAAGIAGTFNTPLAGAMFALEVVYMGAFSINLVPIFIAAVTGNAVTLAILNRAVEIDIPENIGHTLPELPLFFLLGLGLGLLAAFYARFLYRVSDGFSKAKVPEIVKPVVGGFGVGVLGMLFPEYGIFGVGYEGMKMAFYDELALGMLIALGLVKMLATALTVGSGQSGGVFAPSLYIGTMFGAAFGKAVRLVLPGIGPDPAVYALAGMAAFFSGMTQAPISQILMVTELTRSYAVLPAVMTSATIGFLTARFFLKGESIYTLKLLRKGYRVRTGKPVVLETISVGEIMTREPVYVTEDNTLFDVEHLIGETGHDCFPVVNENMEVVGIIGVKDLLKKPSSVKRLPVRRFIRRPYAVTCPTETAEEAFEKLMAYDQNLLPVTESKESRKLVGVVTKRDIYRAYYRGLEGMYID; this is encoded by the coding sequence ATGACCCCGAAAGACGTCCAGTACCTCAGGAAGTGGGGCATCGTAATTGCGTTTTCAATCCTGGCCGGTCTAGTTGGGGGCTTGGGCGCCATAGCCCTAAGGGTTCTTGTGAACGCCGTCCACAGCGTCTTTTTTGGGTGGTTTCTTCCGAGGGCCTCCTACGAAGCTGGAGGCCTCAACCTTGGGTATCTGCTTCTCCCGATGCTCGGTGCGTTCATTGTGGCCTTCTTTGTAATCAGGTGTCCCGAAATCAAGGGGAACGGTATTCCTGAGGTCATAGAGGCGGTCATATTTAAGGGGGGCAACATCCCCGGGAAGTTCGCAGTCATGAAAACAATGGCCACCGCCATAACCATTGGTTCCGGCGGGAGCGTTGGGCGCGAGGGGCCGATAGGGTTCATAGGTGCAGCTTTAACCTCAATTCTCGCGCGCTGGTTCAAGATGTCAAAGGAAATGAAAAAGCTCCTCGTAACGTGCGGCCTCGCCGCGGGCATAGCCGGCACATTCAACACACCACTCGCGGGGGCAATGTTCGCCCTTGAGGTCGTCTACATGGGGGCGTTTTCGATAAACCTCGTGCCCATTTTCATCGCGGCCGTTACCGGAAACGCCGTCACGCTGGCAATCCTGAACAGGGCGGTTGAGATAGACATTCCTGAGAATATAGGGCACACTCTCCCAGAGCTCCCCCTCTTCTTCCTCCTCGGCCTGGGTCTCGGCCTCCTCGCGGCGTTCTACGCGCGGTTCCTCTACCGTGTAAGCGACGGGTTCTCGAAGGCAAAGGTGCCCGAAATCGTAAAACCTGTAGTAGGGGGCTTTGGTGTCGGCGTTCTGGGGATGCTGTTTCCGGAGTATGGTATATTCGGCGTTGGCTACGAGGGCATGAAGATGGCGTTCTATGACGAGCTGGCCCTGGGCATGCTGATAGCACTCGGCCTTGTCAAAATGCTGGCAACTGCACTAACAGTGGGTTCCGGCCAGAGCGGCGGCGTCTTTGCACCCAGCCTTTACATAGGCACTATGTTCGGGGCGGCCTTCGGGAAGGCCGTGAGGCTTGTTCTTCCAGGCATTGGGCCGGATCCCGCGGTCTATGCTCTCGCCGGAATGGCGGCCTTCTTCAGCGGCATGACTCAGGCCCCCATCTCTCAGATATTAATGGTAACCGAACTGACGAGGAGCTATGCAGTCCTGCCCGCGGTGATGACCTCGGCAACGATAGGGTTCCTCACGGCCAGGTTTTTCCTCAAAGGGGAGTCCATCTACACCCTCAAGCTCCTCAGGAAGGGCTACCGTGTAAGGACAGGAAAGCCCGTCGTGCTGGAGACAATCTCCGTTGGAGAGATAATGACCCGCGAACCAGTTTACGTCACCGAAGACAATACGCTCTTTGACGTGGAGCACCTCATAGGTGAGACCGGTCACGACTGCTTCCCGGTTGTTAATGAAAACATGGAGGTCGTGGGCATAATCGGCGTGAAGGACCTCCTGAAAAAGCCTTCGAGCGTTAAGAGGTTGCCCGTAAGGAGGTTCATCCGCAGGCCATACGCTGTGACGTGCCCTACAGAGACAGCCGAAGAGGCCTTTGAGAAGCTAATGGCCTATGACCAGAACCTGCTACCCGTCACGGAAAGCAAAGAGAGCAGGAAGCTCGTCGGCGTCGTGACCAAAAGGGACATATACCGCGCCTACTACCGCGGTCTGGAGGGAATGTACATAGACTGA
- a CDS encoding glycosyltransferase family 4 protein, whose amino-acid sequence MESLKITLVSDWYFPKLGGVAVHMHDLAFHLRALGHEVAIITNDRETSKEAELKEAGIDLIRVPGRVLGGVGINVGAFARGARELIPYIREYDVVHGHHAFTPLSLKAVSAGRQIGKATLITTHSINYENSKAIRAVARLTFPYFKYHLHNPHRIIAVSRAAKEFIKRFTSVPAEVIPNGINVDFFDVPLSREEAKERLGLGENVVLYVGRIEPRKGVGTLISAMKHVDGTLLIVGKGSRLSFLRERARLLGVAEKVRFLGTVEYSKLPLFYRASDVFVLPSLSEAFGIVLLEAMASGTPVIGTTVGGIPEIVDGCGLLVPPGDARKLAEAVNLVLNNQNVEKRLARLGKRRAEAVYDWRVVVRKITALYYQVLDEVAENG is encoded by the coding sequence ATGGAGAGCCTTAAAATCACGTTAGTGAGCGACTGGTACTTTCCAAAGCTGGGCGGTGTTGCCGTCCACATGCACGACCTCGCGTTTCACCTGAGGGCTTTGGGACACGAAGTTGCTATAATCACGAACGACCGTGAGACGAGCAAAGAGGCGGAGCTGAAGGAAGCGGGCATAGATTTAATCAGGGTCCCCGGCCGTGTCCTGGGGGGCGTAGGAATAAACGTGGGTGCCTTTGCCCGGGGTGCCCGTGAGCTGATTCCATATATAAGGGAATACGACGTTGTCCACGGTCACCACGCTTTTACGCCCCTCTCACTCAAGGCAGTCTCGGCTGGGAGACAGATAGGGAAGGCGACTCTGATCACGACCCACAGCATCAACTACGAGAACTCAAAGGCAATACGGGCCGTTGCTAGGCTCACGTTTCCCTATTTCAAGTACCACCTTCACAACCCGCACAGGATAATAGCCGTCAGCAGGGCCGCGAAGGAGTTTATAAAGCGCTTCACCAGCGTTCCCGCTGAGGTCATCCCGAACGGCATAAACGTGGACTTCTTTGACGTGCCGCTCTCAAGGGAAGAGGCCAAGGAACGGCTGGGCCTCGGCGAGAACGTTGTCCTATACGTCGGCAGGATTGAGCCCCGAAAGGGAGTCGGCACGCTCATAAGCGCGATGAAACACGTTGACGGGACGCTGTTGATAGTTGGCAAGGGGAGCAGGCTTTCCTTCCTGAGGGAGAGGGCCAGGCTCCTCGGCGTCGCGGAGAAAGTCCGATTCCTCGGCACTGTGGAGTACTCAAAGCTCCCCCTCTTTTACCGCGCCAGCGACGTCTTTGTCCTTCCGAGCCTGAGCGAGGCCTTCGGTATAGTCCTGCTTGAGGCAATGGCCAGCGGGACGCCCGTTATCGGGACGACGGTTGGGGGAATCCCGGAGATAGTAGACGGCTGCGGCCTGCTCGTCCCGCCGGGGGACGCAAGGAAGCTGGCCGAGGCCGTAAACCTCGTCCTGAACAACCAGAACGTTGAGAAGCGCCTGGCCCGTCTCGGAAAGCGGAGAGCTGAGGCGGTCTACGACTGGAGGGTCGTCGTGAGGAAGATAACTGCCCTCTACTACCAAGTCCTTGATGAGGTGGCGGAGAATGGCTAA
- a CDS encoding lysylphosphatidylglycerol synthase transmembrane domain-containing protein, which translates to MLGSIKIELLAGIQQVRCASLRYFILAVATYYLSVLLFALRWKYVLRGTGVDLPINDLFKANLAGLFVNNITPMSRGGGEFLRMLWISRLRGVPLGISAITIIYERILESIPVMVMVAVGFLYFATSESLVLVPLLAGLLIIWLKWERFIELTLRLFRVNLSDEEKARLISLRSCGTANLVGITASSLVWVLDVARLKLLTLAVGLEVSIPVLVFVSVVNLVLGIAAFTPGGVGIVEGGLVGTLTYVGLSPALAVSVVVLERFISYVLSSLSGLAVLLTSGGREVWRALKSR; encoded by the coding sequence ATGCTGGGTAGTATTAAAATCGAATTGCTTGCAGGAATACAGCAGGTAAGATGCGCAAGCCTGCGCTACTTTATCCTAGCCGTTGCCACGTACTACCTAAGCGTCCTGCTGTTTGCCCTGCGCTGGAAATACGTCCTCCGGGGAACGGGGGTTGACCTCCCCATTAACGACCTTTTTAAGGCGAACCTGGCGGGCCTCTTCGTGAACAACATAACCCCAATGAGCCGCGGAGGGGGCGAGTTCCTCAGAATGCTCTGGATTTCCAGGCTCAGGGGAGTGCCTCTCGGCATCTCTGCAATCACGATAATATATGAGAGAATCCTGGAGTCAATACCCGTTATGGTCATGGTCGCTGTGGGCTTCCTGTACTTCGCGACGTCGGAGTCCCTCGTTCTGGTGCCCCTCCTGGCCGGACTGCTGATTATCTGGCTCAAATGGGAGCGGTTCATTGAGCTGACGCTGAGGCTCTTTCGCGTTAATCTTTCAGATGAAGAGAAGGCCAGGTTAATCTCCCTGCGGAGTTGTGGCACCGCCAACCTGGTTGGAATCACTGCCAGCTCCCTCGTCTGGGTTCTCGACGTTGCCCGGCTGAAGCTACTTACCCTGGCGGTGGGCCTTGAGGTTTCAATCCCGGTCCTTGTCTTTGTGTCCGTTGTCAACCTCGTTCTCGGAATAGCCGCGTTCACCCCAGGTGGCGTCGGAATAGTCGAGGGCGGTTTAGTGGGAACCCTCACCTACGTCGGACTTTCGCCTGCCCTGGCGGTTTCGGTTGTGGTACTCGAAAGGTTTATCTCTTATGTTCTGAGCAGTCTGTCCGGACTGGCAGTACTTTTAACGTCCGGGGGAAGGGAAGTATGGAGAGCCTTAAAATCACGTTAG